One stretch of Monomorium pharaonis isolate MP-MQ-018 chromosome 10, ASM1337386v2, whole genome shotgun sequence DNA includes these proteins:
- the LOC114255256 gene encoding uncharacterized protein LOC114255256 → MLEQHEAERYLGVRTSPNEYMRVREWSERERVVGEERKEQERFLRAFAFLSGSRTLRTIARRTLLMQDADRNWYERKDIKGTIDNYGYGAAQWYTRMQPCRT, encoded by the exons ATGTTGGAGCAGCACGAGGCCGAGAGGTACCTCGGCGTACGAACCAGTCCGAACGAGTACATGAGAGTGCGCGAGtggagcgagcgagagagggtGGTGGGGGAGGAAAGGAAAGAGCAAGAGAGATTTCTGCGAGCGTTTGCTTTCCTGTCCGGAAGTCGCACTCTACGCACTATCGCAAGACGAACTCTGTTAATGCAGGATGCGGATAGAAATTG GTACGAGAGGAAAGACATTAAGGGAACCATCGACAATTACGGCTACGGTGCTGCTCAATGGTATACAAGGATGCAGCCTTGCAGAACGTAA